The following DNA comes from Halalkaliarchaeum sp. AArc-CO.
GCCTTCGCGGCCACTGTTTTCGCCTCCTCCAGTGAGAGGTCGTCGCTGTACTCCCCTTCGAGTACGCCGAGTGCGAACTGACTCCCGGAGCCGGTGACGGTGTACTCCTCTTCGATGACCGAACCGAGCGGGTCGATGCTGTAGACGTGGGGGCCGTCCTCGTCGACGCCGCCCAGGATCGGCTGAACGATGAGGAAGCCGCCGGTACGGAGGAGATTGCCGGTGAGCGTCGACAGCGCCTGCATCGACATGTCCTTGCCACGACGGGCCTCATAGAGGTTCGTCTCGGCGCGGAGGGTAGAGATCAGCGACTGTGCGGCGGAGACGCCGCCGGCGATCGTCAGCGCGGCAGTAGGGTGGATCTGTTCGACCTTCTGGACGTCCTTCGAGGAGACCATCCGCCCCAGGCTCGCGCGCATGTCCGTCGCGAGGACGACTCCCTCGTCGGTTCGGAGACCGACCGTAGTCGTCCCCGTCTTCAGCTCCTTGTCCTCGGCCATTTCGGCCGCCCGGCGCTCGGAGTCGGAGAACTCCCCGAGCTCCGGGCCGAAGACGGACGACTCGTCGACGCCGAGGTCCAACGCTCCTGTCTCGCGGGTCGGGTTACGCATGGACGGTCGTTGCGGCGGAACGCTGATAAAGGCAACCTTTCGAGCCGGTTTCGAACACACCGCTTCGCTGGATCAAACCTGCAGCGAGTACAGCCGCTTGCGTGCGTCGGAAAAGGAAAACCGGGACTCGACGACGTTCTCCTCTTCGAGCCGTGAGAGGGCGTATCGCACCGTGCGGGGTGGCAACAGCGTCTCATCAGCTAGCTGGCTCTGCGTGAGAGTGCCGTTGTAGTCGAGTACTTTCGCGACGAGTTTCGCGCTCGGTGGGAGATCGCGGACGTCCTGCCACCGATCTCTGTCGTCTTCTTCCGGCGAGACCGCTTCGGTAACGCTCATCTGTATCTGCCC
Coding sequences within:
- the psmB gene encoding archaeal proteasome endopeptidase complex subunit beta — protein: MRNPTRETGALDLGVDESSVFGPELGEFSDSERRAAEMAEDKELKTGTTTVGLRTDEGVVLATDMRASLGRMVSSKDVQKVEQIHPTAALTIAGGVSAAQSLISTLRAETNLYEARRGKDMSMQALSTLTGNLLRTGGFLIVQPILGGVDEDGPHVYSIDPLGSVIEEEYTVTGSGSQFALGVLEGEYSDDLSLEEAKTVAAKAIKSALERDTATGNGINVAVVTEEGVEISRHKEIDELLEG
- a CDS encoding helix-turn-helix domain-containing protein; the protein is MSVTEAVSPEEDDRDRWQDVRDLPPSAKLVAKVLDYNGTLTQSQLADETLLPPRTVRYALSRLEEENVVESRFSFSDARKRLYSLQV